A stretch of Candidatus Sulfotelmatobacter sp. DNA encodes these proteins:
- a CDS encoding helix-turn-helix domain-containing protein, whose product MPTALATRPAGDCPVERAIAQLADKWKLQILLVLADQEVVRFRELQRQVHGVSQKVLTKALRELEADGLVERTVYAEVPPRVEYRPSPRCAQLLPILAQLQDWAVSTSAAGA is encoded by the coding sequence ATGCCGACCGCGTTGGCGACGCGCCCGGCGGGGGATTGCCCCGTCGAGCGCGCCATCGCCCAGCTCGCCGACAAGTGGAAGCTGCAGATCCTGCTGGTGCTGGCGGATCAGGAAGTCGTGCGCTTCCGCGAGCTCCAGCGCCAAGTGCACGGCGTCTCGCAGAAGGTGCTCACCAAGGCGCTGCGCGAGCTCGAGGCCGACGGCCTGGTCGAGCGGACGGTCTATGCCGAAGTGCCGCCGCGCGTCGAATACCGCCCCAGCCCGCGCTGCGCGCAGCTGCTGCCCATCCTCGCGCAGCTGCAGGACTGGGCGGTCTCCACGTCCGCGGCTGGGGCGTAG
- a CDS encoding HAMP domain-containing sensor histidine kinase, which produces MYHAFSRRLTSWYVGAATIGALLVLMAFAVLSLVLYTRLLDDAAQGIASSAQQAGVRAELRGTPFEIAARGFGLREARAGILIIASARPPRRIGGPPPGRRPGTLIVNGVARVLPRPPRAGPGEGGGGPGPGWVPGLRAFPFWSLLGARPHRVPFAGGEMIVVLDPARLESVALRLIAGVLIVTVLAGVMAWLVGRYITSQVLRPLIDVTRSLRRFAARDFTPEPIAVAGRSEFDELAQAYNGAAAQVDAAFTERAQAEARMRQFVADAGHELRTPLAIVLGFVDVLKRKVDPRESTANEAFSSIDAQGKRMRVLIDNLILLARMESPRERPVEPFPLAGLIDEVVSARRVLAQNAHIELDLAVDATIVGDREELHEALANVLDNALKYAPGAPIAIAARAIDAGAVEVSIRDGGPGVPPEHVETVFERFFRAMPHRGEIEGSGLGLAIARRAAERAGGGLALLANGPHGATFAFRLRAHDIRVREPEPTLPA; this is translated from the coding sequence ATGTATCACGCCTTCTCGCGCCGGCTGACCTCGTGGTACGTCGGCGCGGCGACGATCGGTGCGTTGCTGGTGCTGATGGCCTTCGCGGTGCTCAGCCTGGTGCTCTACACGCGCCTGCTCGACGACGCGGCGCAAGGGATCGCGAGCAGCGCGCAGCAGGCGGGCGTGCGCGCCGAGCTGCGCGGAACGCCGTTCGAGATCGCGGCACGCGGCTTCGGCCTGCGCGAAGCGCGCGCCGGCATCCTGATCATCGCCTCGGCGCGGCCGCCGCGCCGCATCGGCGGCCCACCGCCGGGACGGCGGCCCGGCACGCTGATCGTCAACGGCGTCGCGCGCGTGCTGCCGCGTCCGCCGCGGGCCGGACCGGGCGAGGGCGGCGGCGGTCCGGGTCCCGGCTGGGTGCCTGGGCTGCGCGCGTTCCCGTTCTGGTCGCTGCTGGGTGCGCGTCCGCATCGCGTGCCGTTCGCCGGCGGCGAGATGATCGTCGTGCTCGATCCCGCGCGGTTGGAGAGCGTCGCGCTGCGGCTGATCGCGGGCGTGCTGATCGTGACGGTGCTGGCCGGGGTGATGGCCTGGCTGGTCGGCCGCTACATCACCTCGCAGGTGCTGCGCCCGCTGATCGACGTCACCCGCTCGCTGCGGCGCTTCGCCGCCCGCGATTTCACGCCCGAGCCGATCGCCGTCGCCGGGCGCAGCGAGTTCGACGAGCTGGCGCAGGCGTACAACGGTGCCGCCGCACAGGTCGACGCCGCCTTCACCGAGCGCGCCCAGGCCGAAGCGCGGATGCGGCAGTTCGTCGCCGACGCCGGCCACGAGCTGCGCACGCCGTTGGCGATCGTGCTCGGGTTCGTCGACGTGCTCAAACGCAAAGTCGATCCGCGCGAGTCGACCGCGAACGAAGCGTTCTCGAGCATCGACGCGCAGGGCAAACGGATGCGCGTGCTGATCGACAACCTGATCCTGCTGGCCCGCATGGAGTCGCCGCGCGAGCGTCCGGTCGAGCCGTTCCCGCTGGCCGGGCTGATCGACGAGGTCGTCAGCGCGCGCCGCGTGCTGGCGCAGAACGCGCACATCGAGCTCGACCTGGCCGTCGACGCGACGATCGTCGGCGATCGCGAAGAGCTGCACGAAGCACTGGCCAACGTGCTCGACAACGCGCTCAAGTACGCGCCGGGCGCGCCGATCGCGATCGCGGCGCGCGCCATCGACGCCGGGGCGGTCGAAGTGTCGATTCGCGACGGCGGACCCGGCGTGCCGCCCGAGCACGTCGAGACGGTGTTCGAGCGCTTCTTTCGCGCGATGCCGCATCGCGGCGAGATCGAGGGCTCGGGACTCGGGCTGGCGATCGCGCGGCGGGCGGCCGAGCGCGCCGGCGGCGGGCTGGCGCTGCTGGCCAACGGCCCCCACGGCGCCACCTTCGCCTTCCGGCTGCGCGCCCACGACATCCGCGTCCGCGAGCCCGAGCCGACGCTGCCGGCCTAG
- a CDS encoding response regulator transcription factor, with the protein MPPRVLAIDDERYLRKLLELGLPEYGFEVRTAADGPTGLRTVREWSPDAIVLDVMLPYVDGIELVPQLRRITEAPILMLSAKSDLDDKVSSLQAGADDYLAKPFSMSELAARLETALRRPRLERFAEVAYHDLVLDVDRREARRGGQRIELSSREWSLLHLLVTNPERVFSRAQLLDLVWGSDRDVRPGIVETYVSYLRSKIDQGRATRLIRTIRGAGYALRAD; encoded by the coding sequence ATGCCGCCGCGGGTTCTCGCGATCGACGACGAGCGCTATCTGCGCAAGCTGCTTGAATTGGGATTGCCGGAGTACGGCTTCGAGGTGCGGACGGCGGCCGACGGCCCGACCGGGCTGCGCACGGTGCGCGAGTGGAGTCCCGATGCGATCGTGCTCGACGTGATGCTGCCCTACGTCGACGGCATCGAGCTGGTGCCGCAGCTGCGGCGCATCACCGAAGCGCCGATCCTGATGCTCAGCGCGAAGAGCGACCTCGACGACAAGGTCAGCAGCCTGCAGGCTGGTGCCGACGACTATCTGGCCAAGCCGTTCTCGATGTCGGAGCTCGCCGCGCGCTTGGAGACGGCACTGCGCCGCCCGCGCCTGGAGCGTTTCGCCGAAGTCGCGTATCACGATCTGGTGCTCGACGTCGATCGGCGTGAGGCGCGCCGCGGCGGCCAGCGAATCGAGCTCTCCTCGCGCGAATGGTCGCTGTTGCACTTGCTGGTCACCAATCCCGAGCGCGTCTTCTCACGCGCGCAGCTGCTCGATCTGGTCTGGGGGAGCGATCGCGACGTGCGGCCGGGCATCGTCGAGACCTACGTCTCGTATTTGCGCTCGAAGATCGACCAGGGCCGGGCGACGCGGCTGATCCGCACCATCCGCGGCGCGGGTTACGCGCTGCGGGCGGACTAG
- a CDS encoding YceI family protein, with protein MTATTQSTEKYAIDSAHSSADFVVRHMVIAKVRGRFGKLTGTIDVPAGAEVPTSATAEIDVNSIDTREEQRDGHLKSADFLEADKYPTITFVSTGTEGNGPSFTLKGMLSIHGVTREVAIAAEYEGRGKDPWGNERIGYSGHVTINRKDYGLTWNQALETGGVLVGDEVRIEITVEAIKQQASA; from the coding sequence ATGACCGCCACCACGCAAAGCACCGAGAAATACGCGATCGACTCCGCTCACTCGTCGGCCGACTTCGTCGTCCGTCACATGGTCATCGCCAAAGTGCGCGGGCGCTTCGGCAAGCTGACCGGCACGATCGACGTACCGGCCGGCGCCGAGGTCCCCACCAGCGCGACCGCCGAGATCGACGTCAACTCGATCGACACCCGCGAAGAGCAGCGCGACGGGCACCTCAAGTCGGCCGATTTCCTCGAAGCGGACAAGTACCCGACGATCACCTTCGTCTCGACCGGGACCGAAGGCAACGGCCCCTCGTTCACGCTCAAGGGGATGCTCTCGATCCACGGCGTCACCCGCGAGGTCGCGATCGCGGCCGAGTACGAAGGCCGCGGCAAGGACCCGTGGGGCAACGAGCGCATCGGCTACAGCGGCCACGTCACCATCAACCGCAAGGACTACGGCCTGACCTGGAATCAGGCGCTCGAGACGGGCGGCGTCCTGGTCGGGGACGAGGTCCGCATCGAGATCACCGTCGAGGCCATCAAGCAACAGGCTTCCGCGTAG
- a CDS encoding helix-turn-helix domain-containing protein — protein sequence MSETFGERLRSLRERRRLTPSATAHAVGITEGAIRQMESGQTKSASFVVGLKLAALFGVTPWFLATGKDGPPDDVAHAADASLVTLVEQLTLQVHQLDRRMRALEGGTRTARRRKADS from the coding sequence GTGTCGGAGACCTTCGGCGAGCGCTTGCGCTCGCTGCGCGAGCGACGGCGCCTCACGCCGAGCGCGACGGCGCATGCCGTCGGTATCACCGAGGGCGCGATCCGGCAGATGGAGTCGGGTCAAACCAAGAGCGCGAGCTTCGTCGTCGGCCTCAAGCTGGCGGCGCTGTTCGGCGTGACGCCCTGGTTCCTCGCGACCGGGAAGGACGGGCCGCCCGACGACGTCGCGCACGCCGCCGACGCCTCGCTGGTCACGCTGGTCGAGCAGCTGACGCTGCAGGTCCATCAGCTGGACCGCCGCATGCGCGCGCTCGAAGGCGGCACGCGCACCGCGCGCCGCCGCAAAGCCGACAGCTAA